A single window of Herbaspirillum sp. RTI4 DNA harbors:
- a CDS encoding replication initiation protein: protein MENVPSNSGMAVRRPNETIAINPKKGKITLGTRRLFNLLLYFSQQDGIRETYSRSISEVMAHITTSKDSEWLKECFRQMQETSIEWNHKEENREEWGVSGLISEARIITAGNSTTIAWALPQIIRDRLMDPRFYTKLTLEIHSKLKTGASIALYEICSRYVTNPSKVTNREHWQWWQPRLTGNPKRETDEYKYFSRDVLRPAIAEVNQVSDVIVELIEHKNGRRIEELQFKIARKALSELEAEVDKPFDGNLLESIIRLGVSQKEARALYAAHNLVLLRKTVALTEQRANATNVTPLKSKAAFFKKALSGQYATAASAEPAVEARVKAEKVVQISQEQEKAQQDAKLAAKQIQDAYELWAEQGAEKQLVLLHTFREASEVEGYRKDIQRRGLACMVSIALRTAFCQWYANQTWGDSGADYHKEK from the coding sequence ATGGAGAATGTACCCAGCAACTCAGGCATGGCAGTACGCCGTCCGAATGAAACGATTGCGATCAACCCCAAAAAGGGCAAGATAACGCTGGGGACCCGCCGTCTTTTCAATTTGCTGTTGTATTTTTCACAGCAGGATGGCATCAGAGAGACCTACAGCCGATCCATTTCAGAAGTGATGGCGCACATCACTACATCGAAAGACTCCGAATGGCTTAAGGAATGCTTTCGTCAAATGCAGGAAACGTCGATCGAGTGGAATCACAAGGAAGAAAACAGGGAAGAGTGGGGCGTCAGCGGCCTGATATCTGAGGCGCGTATTATTACCGCTGGGAACTCCACCACGATTGCATGGGCGCTTCCTCAAATCATTCGGGATCGACTGATGGATCCCCGCTTCTATACCAAACTGACGCTGGAAATTCATAGCAAATTAAAAACGGGTGCCAGTATTGCGCTCTATGAAATTTGCTCTCGCTACGTTACCAATCCCAGTAAGGTCACCAATCGTGAACACTGGCAATGGTGGCAACCACGCCTGACCGGCAATCCCAAGCGCGAGACCGATGAATATAAGTACTTTTCACGTGACGTCTTGAGGCCTGCAATTGCAGAAGTCAACCAGGTCAGCGATGTGATTGTCGAACTCATCGAACACAAGAATGGCCGTCGCATAGAAGAACTGCAATTCAAGATCGCGCGTAAAGCACTTTCTGAACTTGAAGCGGAAGTCGACAAACCGTTCGACGGCAATTTGCTGGAATCCATTATTCGGTTAGGTGTATCGCAGAAGGAGGCGAGGGCGCTCTACGCGGCCCATAACCTGGTGCTACTGCGTAAAACCGTAGCGCTGACAGAGCAACGCGCGAACGCCACCAATGTAACGCCACTCAAGTCCAAAGCCGCATTTTTCAAAAAAGCCCTCAGCGGTCAATACGCCACAGCAGCTTCAGCAGAACCTGCTGTCGAGGCACGCGTGAAAGCAGAAAAAGTTGTCCAAATATCGCAGGAACAAGAAAAAGCTCAGCAGGACGCCAAGTTGGCCGCCAAGCAAATTCAGGATGCGTATGAACTCTGGGCAGAGCAGGGCGCAGAAAAACAATTGGTCTTGCTGCACACATTCCGAGAAGCAAGCGAGGTAGAGGGTTACCGTAAAGATATTCAACGGCGTGGGCTAGCGTGCATGGTATCCATTGCATTGCGTACGGCATTTTGTCAGTGGTATGCGAACCAAACATGGGGTGACTCAGGTGCTGATTACCACAAAGAAAAATGA
- a CDS encoding ParA family protein, translating into MDLNLKPLTVSGEDLTALAERSGRMLQKIRDSMLQPFPRKQPPTFSSGKVQDICGIDKTRMNYLLTRDFPQGQQAAKGRHRLFTLEDTIKWVKGTIAKDKQRPADQLGKVIAVANFKGGVTKTTTSMILAQGLSVRHGRKVLIIDLDPQGSTTTFFGINPHAEVEADQTILPLIESTQPDLTYAPMQTYWTGVDLIPSSTDLFNAEFILPSKVNSEDPGFEFWSVLQKGLAPLLPIYDYVIIDSAPTLSYLTINALFAADSILVPVVPDTLSFASMVQFWSLFSDLVSGLKVTGQEGKQKVFDYIDILITRMPLKSSAQMVRDWIMKTYGDHVLPVEIPETSLAMTTSAEFATIYDMPNYQGSANAYQRICEPYDRLVDIVDSKSCLLWGIGLTPTKEK; encoded by the coding sequence ATGGACTTAAATTTGAAACCCCTCACCGTTAGTGGCGAAGACTTGACGGCACTGGCAGAACGTTCAGGGCGGATGTTGCAAAAAATACGGGATTCCATGCTACAGCCATTCCCGAGAAAACAACCTCCTACTTTCTCCAGTGGCAAAGTACAGGACATTTGTGGCATCGACAAGACCCGGATGAATTATTTGCTGACACGAGATTTTCCTCAAGGGCAGCAAGCTGCCAAAGGAAGGCACCGATTATTTACCTTAGAAGACACAATCAAGTGGGTCAAGGGAACGATCGCTAAAGACAAACAACGCCCTGCCGACCAACTAGGTAAAGTGATTGCCGTGGCCAATTTCAAAGGTGGTGTTACCAAAACAACGACATCCATGATTCTGGCGCAAGGTCTGTCAGTAAGACACGGTCGTAAAGTGTTGATTATTGATCTTGATCCCCAAGGTTCGACCACCACTTTTTTCGGAATCAATCCACATGCAGAAGTCGAAGCAGACCAAACAATTTTGCCTTTGATTGAAAGCACTCAGCCTGATCTGACGTATGCGCCGATGCAAACCTACTGGACAGGTGTAGATTTAATTCCTAGCTCAACTGATCTGTTCAATGCCGAATTTATCTTACCTTCCAAAGTAAACAGTGAAGACCCTGGATTCGAATTCTGGTCTGTACTGCAAAAAGGGTTGGCCCCCCTCCTCCCAATTTATGATTATGTGATCATTGATTCGGCCCCTACCCTTTCCTATCTGACGATCAATGCGCTGTTTGCTGCTGATTCCATTTTGGTGCCAGTGGTACCGGATACCTTGTCGTTCGCTTCCATGGTGCAATTCTGGTCGCTGTTTTCTGATCTGGTTAGTGGTTTGAAGGTCACCGGACAAGAGGGTAAACAAAAGGTATTTGATTACATCGACATTTTGATTACGCGTATGCCCTTGAAATCCTCTGCTCAAATGGTGCGTGACTGGATTATGAAAACTTATGGCGATCATGTGTTGCCTGTCGAGATTCCTGAGACATCGTTGGCCATGACCACTTCGGCAGAGTTTGCCACTATTTATGACATGCCCAATTACCAGGGCAGTGCCAATGCGTATCAACGGATTTGTGAACCCTATGACCGTCTGGTGGACATTGTTGATAGCAAAAGTTGCTTATTGTGGGGCATCGGCCTGACCCCAACCAAGGAGAAATAA
- a CDS encoding ParB/RepB/Spo0J family partition protein: MASIKERQANKAASINLDDDDKSPAVAVRSEPRTAPGQLMNLQGKYAQAMDENKQLLSRLHEAAPSELMIADLREVAGRRRKLTDEQFNELTNNLKHNPLVTPITVRKVSAGGYEIVSGHNRVQAFRMLGRDRILAAVIEADDDQTELSAFYANLLQPDLPDFEKYLGFNEIQLRHPELTRADIATNAGVAASTITQLMSFGGLPDEVIAILRDKPEILGANAAQDFAKLVKQGRALRVIDGIKKLAAGELDQGQAVKFAGADTLSKPVSKASEPVRIKAGKSVYCDLIRADKVLRVVFKTAEEATAAQEAVLGVLRGLAEGKNRA, translated from the coding sequence ATGGCATCCATTAAAGAACGACAAGCGAATAAAGCCGCCTCGATTAACCTGGACGACGATGACAAGAGTCCCGCCGTTGCTGTCCGAAGCGAGCCACGGACTGCTCCTGGGCAGTTGATGAATCTGCAAGGAAAGTACGCACAGGCGATGGATGAAAACAAGCAGCTGCTGAGCCGTTTGCATGAAGCTGCTCCCAGTGAATTGATGATTGCTGATTTGCGCGAAGTGGCGGGGCGTCGTCGCAAACTGACAGATGAACAGTTCAACGAATTGACCAACAATTTAAAGCACAATCCCTTAGTCACGCCTATTACGGTGCGCAAGGTGTCGGCGGGGGGGTACGAAATTGTGTCCGGTCACAATCGGGTACAGGCATTCAGGATGCTAGGCCGGGATCGCATCCTGGCTGCTGTCATCGAAGCCGATGATGACCAGACTGAATTGAGCGCTTTTTACGCTAATTTATTACAGCCTGATTTGCCCGATTTCGAAAAATACTTGGGATTCAATGAAATTCAATTGCGGCATCCAGAGCTGACGAGGGCGGACATCGCCACTAACGCGGGGGTCGCAGCCTCAACGATTACTCAGCTCATGAGTTTTGGCGGTTTGCCCGACGAAGTTATCGCAATCTTGCGGGACAAGCCAGAGATTCTCGGCGCGAACGCGGCGCAGGATTTTGCGAAACTGGTGAAGCAGGGGAGGGCGCTGCGCGTCATTGATGGCATTAAAAAACTTGCCGCAGGTGAATTGGATCAGGGTCAAGCAGTAAAATTTGCCGGGGCTGACACATTGAGCAAGCCGGTTTCAAAGGCGAGTGAGCCGGTCCGTATCAAGGCAGGGAAGTCAGTATATTGCGATTTAATAAGGGCTGACAAAGTTTTGCGGGTGGTTTTTAAAACAGCGGAAGAGGCGACTGCTGCGCAAGAAGCGGTGCTTGGCGTGTTAAGGGGTTTGGCCGAGGGTAAAAATAGGGCTTGA
- a CDS encoding KilA-N domain-containing protein, giving the protein MRGSPLIEQWLKIKDSVLFFDLWEGVNNPTPISNSPVFEEIRNKGGRNRGFLSAKKWIDTADAIGLHTKTRCYGETYTHKNIAFKLGSRLSPEFKRCLIKEFQHIKDDGALSTSFTGDFQRTLARVNYIIHTDIIKGRLASHSPSLPDPSPSALPPMAINHPINKKCLLTIKNPFKKPHHIL; this is encoded by the coding sequence ATGCGTGGCAGCCCCCTGATCGAGCAATGGCTGAAGATCAAGGATTCGGTATTGTTCTTTGATTTATGGGAAGGGGTCAACAACCCTACGCCGATTTCTAATTCCCCTGTATTCGAGGAGATTAGAAATAAGGGTGGGCGAAACCGTGGCTTCTTGTCAGCCAAAAAATGGATTGATACGGCGGATGCTATCGGTTTACATACCAAAACTAGATGCTATGGTGAAACCTATACCCACAAAAATATCGCATTCAAATTGGGCTCTAGACTCAGCCCAGAATTCAAACGGTGTCTTATCAAAGAATTCCAGCACATCAAGGACGACGGAGCACTCTCAACGTCGTTCACAGGGGACTTTCAACGCACGCTTGCCAGGGTTAATTACATAATTCATACCGATATCATTAAAGGGCGGCTTGCATCACACTCCCCTTCCCTACCGGATCCATCGCCGAGCGCCCTCCCCCCAATGGCAATCAACCATCCTATAAATAAAAAATGCCTTTTAACGATCAAAAATCCTTTTAAAAAACCTCATCACATTTTGTAA
- the yjjJ gene encoding type II toxin-antitoxin system HipA family toxin YjjJ, producing the protein MNNSKSKEIAIENLRILLKNGPADAASIGEKLKISQPTFSRLWKDAGHDITSFGAARSTQYAMTRSIADLGTTLPLFVVDQTGQASPFGELRMLQNNWYVFTPANGLAYEVTEGLPFFLQDLRPQGFLGRMVPRMHPDLLLPEKIQDWSDDNALVYLARRGENLPGNLIVGNESYRRFLTLRGAGDMDAQSESSRTLIYPDLALRANQGEIIGSSAGGEQPKFTTAVMREDGEIEHVIVKFSPQRDMANGRRWADLLIAEHLAMETLRGYDLPACQSAVVMTDERVYLEVVRFDRCGVRGRTPVVSMAGVDCLLGALDKNWTQSTQLLVDARRLSTKDHEIVRLLDVFGALIGNSDRHPGNLSLSWQADGKFALAPVYDMLPMMYRPNTQGEIVERTFELAVLDKLDLSTLAKAQTMAGDFWHLVNQDARISKDFKAIAQQHAEVIDRGLPVSTYRQEPSNNTPHR; encoded by the coding sequence ATGAATAATTCGAAGTCGAAAGAAATTGCCATCGAGAATTTGCGGATCCTATTGAAGAATGGCCCTGCTGACGCAGCATCGATTGGTGAGAAGTTGAAAATATCACAGCCAACGTTTTCACGACTGTGGAAGGACGCGGGCCACGATATTACAAGCTTCGGGGCGGCACGCTCCACCCAGTACGCGATGACGCGGTCCATCGCTGATCTTGGTACGACGCTGCCATTGTTTGTGGTCGATCAAACTGGACAAGCCTCGCCATTTGGCGAGCTTCGAATGCTACAAAATAATTGGTATGTGTTCACGCCTGCCAATGGGCTCGCGTATGAGGTGACAGAAGGGCTTCCATTTTTCTTACAGGACTTACGTCCACAAGGCTTCTTGGGACGGATGGTGCCGCGTATGCACCCCGATTTACTACTACCAGAAAAAATCCAAGACTGGTCCGACGACAATGCGCTGGTGTACCTGGCTCGTCGTGGTGAAAACTTGCCCGGCAATTTGATTGTGGGCAATGAATCCTATCGTCGGTTTTTAACGCTCCGCGGCGCTGGTGATATGGATGCGCAAAGCGAATCCTCTCGGACATTGATTTATCCCGATCTCGCATTACGCGCCAATCAAGGCGAAATCATCGGCTCATCGGCAGGAGGTGAGCAACCAAAGTTCACCACCGCAGTGATGCGAGAAGACGGCGAGATTGAACATGTCATTGTGAAATTTTCTCCGCAACGCGATATGGCAAACGGGCGGCGCTGGGCAGATTTGTTGATTGCAGAGCATCTGGCGATGGAGACCTTGCGCGGATACGATTTACCCGCGTGTCAATCTGCGGTCGTCATGACTGACGAACGCGTGTATCTCGAAGTAGTTCGATTTGACCGCTGTGGCGTGCGCGGACGCACCCCGGTCGTTTCCATGGCCGGGGTTGATTGTTTGCTTGGGGCGCTAGATAAAAATTGGACACAAAGTACGCAACTATTGGTGGACGCGCGTCGCCTTTCCACTAAAGACCACGAGATAGTTCGATTGCTGGATGTGTTTGGGGCACTGATTGGAAATTCAGACCGCCATCCTGGCAATCTTTCGCTGTCGTGGCAAGCCGATGGCAAATTTGCGCTGGCACCTGTGTATGACATGCTGCCAATGATGTACCGGCCAAACACGCAGGGTGAAATCGTGGAGCGGACATTTGAGTTGGCGGTGCTAGATAAACTTGATTTAAGTACTTTGGCCAAAGCGCAAACAATGGCGGGAGATTTCTGGCATCTGGTCAACCAAGACGCCCGTATTTCGAAGGACTTCAAGGCGATCGCGCAACAGCACGCAGAGGTTATTGATCGAGGGTTGCCGGTATCAACATATCGTCAGGAGCCGAGTAACAACACGCCGCACCGATGA